One window of Robiginitalea biformata HTCC2501 genomic DNA carries:
- a CDS encoding Na(+)-translocating NADH-quinone reductase subunit C: MAINTDKNVYTVLFATGMVVVVGSILAFLASALKPRIQENERFEKQQNILYAMGVNENEDEGSVNFISTEEVEEVFSQYITRQLVIKGDSIAEDDEAYLIDMKKQLAIAKSGDTPSLPVMIGEKDGKTFYIIPMYGKGLWDAIWGHIALDNNLVVQGVYFDHKGETPGLGANIKARYFMDDFAGESILDGTRYAGIEVAKGNNDPLNQDKDDNQVDALAGATITGNGVSAMISETVNLYKDYLQSISTQ, translated from the coding sequence ATGGCAATCAATACCGACAAAAACGTTTACACCGTCCTCTTTGCCACCGGCATGGTGGTAGTGGTGGGTTCCATCCTGGCCTTTTTGGCATCTGCCCTGAAGCCCCGCATCCAGGAGAACGAGCGTTTTGAGAAGCAGCAGAACATCCTCTACGCCATGGGGGTCAATGAAAATGAGGACGAAGGTTCCGTGAATTTCATTTCCACCGAAGAGGTGGAGGAGGTCTTCTCGCAGTACATTACCCGGCAGCTCGTCATCAAGGGCGACTCCATTGCCGAAGACGATGAAGCCTACCTGATAGACATGAAAAAACAACTGGCCATTGCCAAATCCGGGGATACCCCGAGTTTGCCGGTGATGATCGGGGAGAAGGACGGGAAGACCTTCTACATCATCCCCATGTACGGGAAGGGGCTCTGGGATGCTATCTGGGGGCACATCGCCCTGGATAACAACCTGGTGGTCCAGGGGGTGTACTTTGACCACAAAGGGGAAACACCCGGCCTGGGCGCCAATATCAAGGCGCGCTACTTTATGGACGACTTCGCCGGGGAATCCATTCTGGACGGCACCCGTTATGCGGGGATCGAAGTAGCCAAGGGCAACAACGACCCGCTGAACCAGGACAAGGATGACAACCAGGTAGATGCGCTTGCCGGGGCCACTATTACCGGCAACGGGGTTTCTGCCATGATATCGGAAACGGTGAACCTCTACAAAGACTATCTCCAATCCATAAGCACGCAATAA
- the nqrE gene encoding NADH:ubiquinone reductase (Na(+)-transporting) subunit E, which yields MLEHVELFFKSIFIDNMVFAVFLGMCSYLAVSKKVSTAVGLGAAVIFVLAVTVPLNWLLDQYLLQPGALTWLGPEYADYDLSFLSFILFIATIATMVQLVEIVVEKFSPSLYNSLGIFLPLIAVNCAILGGSLFMQAREIATLGLAFNYGVSSGIGWFLAILAIAAIREKIRYSNVPPPLRGLGITFIITGLMGIGFQSFGGMLTGGDETADAAEEMAVETIREPENTETPGTEAAADNLEQPSREEEQVLSYNDVVNNE from the coding sequence ATGTTAGAGCACGTAGAATTATTTTTCAAGTCCATCTTCATCGACAATATGGTGTTTGCCGTATTCCTGGGGATGTGTTCCTACCTGGCGGTTTCCAAGAAGGTCTCCACGGCTGTGGGACTGGGGGCGGCGGTCATCTTTGTACTGGCCGTAACCGTCCCGCTGAACTGGCTGTTAGACCAGTACCTCCTGCAACCCGGGGCGCTTACCTGGCTGGGGCCGGAATACGCGGACTACGATCTGAGCTTCCTCTCCTTTATCCTCTTTATCGCCACGATTGCCACCATGGTACAACTCGTGGAGATTGTGGTGGAGAAATTTTCGCCATCCCTGTATAACTCCCTCGGGATTTTCCTGCCGCTGATTGCGGTGAACTGCGCCATCCTGGGCGGTTCGCTCTTTATGCAGGCCCGGGAGATCGCCACCCTGGGGCTGGCCTTCAATTACGGGGTGAGTTCCGGGATCGGCTGGTTTCTGGCCATCCTGGCCATCGCCGCCATCCGGGAAAAGATCCGTTATTCCAATGTGCCGCCGCCCCTGCGCGGGCTCGGGATCACCTTTATCATCACCGGCCTGATGGGCATCGGATTCCAGAGTTTCGGGGGAATGCTCACCGGGGGGGACGAAACCGCAGATGCCGCTGAAGAGATGGCCGTGGAAACCATCAGGGAACCTGAAAACACAGAAACGCCCGGCACCGAAGCAGCTGCCGACAATCTGGAACAACCCAGCCGCGAAGAAGAACAAGTCCTTTCGTATAACGACGTTGTAAATAACGAGTAA
- a CDS encoding DUF3667 domain-containing protein, giving the protein METKPARYGGRYKLKYRGTECLNCGFQLDISDRFCPNCSQANSTKKLTLKDYIEEFFASFIDYDSRLLKTVKALLLRPGVITLDYVAGKRQRYTNPFRFLLSLAFIYFLLMSLSGDFTALDRFNLDQRTRDAEVPDMSFNFELDSPEEEQALSVLDSLGMRSGDSLNFGAGINAAKRRKDSLIQADPKAYFAGVDGSFFGRVGTKSDAFLNLIRKDTIYTFDEALERYEVEDTRENRISFSTARSLKRALERPGSFLSDLLARLPFATFFFLPVFSLFITLAYIRKKYTYTDNLVFSFHIQSLFFILLIIGYLIDSLIGLDIYWLCFIAFAVYLFAAMRKFYRQGVFKTIIKYLFLNTIFVILATMTAIALLIGSAVTY; this is encoded by the coding sequence ATGGAAACAAAGCCGGCCAGATACGGGGGGAGATACAAACTGAAATACCGGGGCACGGAGTGCCTGAACTGCGGGTTCCAGCTGGATATCAGCGACCGCTTCTGCCCGAATTGCTCTCAGGCGAACAGCACCAAGAAACTGACCCTGAAGGATTATATCGAAGAGTTCTTTGCCAGTTTTATCGACTACGATTCCCGCCTGCTCAAGACCGTCAAAGCGCTGCTGCTGCGCCCGGGGGTAATCACTTTGGACTATGTGGCCGGCAAGCGCCAGCGCTACACAAACCCCTTCCGCTTCCTCCTGAGCCTGGCATTTATCTATTTCCTGCTGATGAGCCTGAGCGGCGATTTTACGGCCCTGGACCGATTTAACCTGGACCAGCGTACCCGCGACGCCGAGGTGCCGGATATGTCCTTCAACTTTGAACTGGACAGCCCGGAAGAAGAGCAGGCCCTGTCCGTGCTGGATTCACTGGGGATGCGATCCGGGGATTCCCTGAATTTCGGGGCCGGGATCAACGCGGCCAAACGGCGGAAGGATTCGCTGATCCAGGCAGACCCAAAAGCCTATTTCGCCGGGGTGGACGGTAGTTTTTTCGGGCGTGTGGGCACCAAGAGCGATGCGTTTTTAAACCTGATCCGCAAGGATACTATTTACACCTTCGACGAGGCCCTGGAGCGGTACGAGGTGGAGGACACCCGGGAGAACCGGATCAGTTTCAGCACGGCCCGCTCCCTGAAACGCGCTTTGGAGCGCCCCGGGAGCTTTTTGAGCGACCTGTTGGCGCGGCTGCCGTTCGCCACTTTTTTCTTCCTTCCGGTCTTCTCCTTGTTCATTACCCTGGCGTACATCAGAAAAAAATACACCTACACCGATAATCTGGTTTTTAGTTTCCACATTCAGTCCCTGTTCTTTATCTTGCTCATCATTGGTTATTTGATTGACAGCCTGATAGGGCTCGATATCTACTGGTTGTGCTTTATCGCATTCGCCGTGTATCTTTTTGCAGCGATGCGCAAATTTTACAGGCAGGGGGTATTTAAAACTATCATAAAGTACCTGTTTCTCAATACCATTTTTGTTATTTTAGCTACCATGACCGCGATAGCTCTGCTAATTGGAAGTGCGGTCACCTATTAG
- a CDS encoding NADH:ubiquinone reductase (Na(+)-transporting) subunit D produces the protein MALLSKKDTNLILDPLADNNPITIQVLGICSALAITAELKPSVVMALSVIFVLGVGNVVISLMRNIIPSKIRIIVQLIVVATLVIIVDQVLKAFAYELSKTLAVFVGLIITNCIIMGRFEAFALGNGPWKSFLDGIGNALGYGVILVIVGFFRELLGSGTLFGFKVLGDPIAKTGVYSIGYENNGFMIIPPAALIVVGIIIWVQRSRNRSLIEEN, from the coding sequence ATGGCATTACTGAGCAAAAAAGACACAAACCTGATCCTCGACCCGCTCGCGGACAACAACCCGATCACCATCCAGGTACTCGGGATCTGCTCCGCCCTGGCGATTACCGCCGAGCTGAAGCCCTCCGTCGTGATGGCCTTGTCGGTGATCTTCGTCCTCGGGGTCGGGAACGTGGTGATCTCCCTGATGCGGAATATCATTCCCTCCAAGATCCGGATTATCGTCCAGCTGATTGTGGTGGCCACCCTGGTGATCATCGTAGACCAGGTCCTCAAGGCATTTGCCTACGAACTGAGCAAGACCCTGGCCGTCTTTGTGGGCCTGATCATCACAAACTGTATCATCATGGGCCGCTTTGAGGCCTTTGCCCTGGGGAACGGACCCTGGAAGTCCTTTTTGGACGGCATCGGGAACGCCCTGGGCTACGGGGTGATCCTGGTCATCGTCGGGTTTTTCCGGGAATTGCTCGGGTCCGGGACGCTGTTCGGCTTCAAGGTGCTGGGCGACCCGATTGCAAAGACCGGGGTGTATTCCATCGGATACGAAAACAACGGGTTTATGATTATACCGCCTGCCGCCCTGATTGTGGTGGGCATCATTATCTGGGTGCAGCGCTCCCGGAACCGGTCGCTCATCGAAGAGAACTGA
- a CDS encoding NADH:ubiquinone reductase (Na(+)-transporting) subunit B, translating to MSDKRLTLKKRLHIIKHRLRGKKVAPAFNAFHTFLYTPDETTHNGAHVRGADDLKRTMNTVIMALIPVLLFSFFNTGYQHYAAIEAANGAPRELDLFGNFLTWENFWLGFTQVIPLVIVSYGVGLLVEFIFAVIKGHEVEEGYLVTGMLVPLIVPVDTPLWMLAVAVVFGVVIGKEVFGGTGMNILNPALTIRAFLFFAYPTWMSGDKVWVHEAVERAGTADAISGETILGSLAQNAEHGYSTADMFFGFIPGSVGETSAFLILLGGLFLVFSRIASWRIMLSAVIGALVMGLIFNGVADAGWVTESSRFYSLMSFEFWQHLIVGGLAFGIVYMATDPVTGSQTNRGKWVYGFLIGFLSVMIRVFNPAYPEGVFLAILLMNVFAPTIDHYVIRANVKKRMKRLKTARIFPRTTDGKAEELQAETA from the coding sequence ATGAGCGACAAGAGACTGACACTGAAGAAACGCCTCCACATCATCAAGCACCGCTTGCGGGGCAAGAAGGTGGCGCCGGCATTCAATGCCTTCCACACCTTTTTGTACACCCCGGACGAGACCACGCACAACGGGGCCCACGTACGGGGCGCAGACGACCTGAAGCGGACGATGAATACGGTGATCATGGCGCTGATCCCCGTGCTGTTGTTCTCCTTCTTCAATACCGGATACCAGCATTACGCGGCCATCGAGGCTGCCAACGGGGCCCCCAGGGAACTGGACCTGTTCGGGAACTTCCTGACATGGGAGAATTTCTGGCTGGGCTTTACCCAGGTGATCCCGCTGGTAATCGTATCCTACGGGGTCGGCCTGCTGGTGGAGTTCATCTTTGCCGTAATCAAAGGCCACGAAGTGGAGGAGGGCTACCTGGTAACCGGGATGCTCGTACCGCTGATCGTTCCCGTGGATACCCCCTTGTGGATGCTGGCGGTAGCCGTGGTATTCGGGGTGGTGATCGGCAAGGAGGTTTTCGGGGGGACCGGGATGAATATCCTGAACCCCGCCCTGACCATCCGGGCCTTTTTGTTCTTTGCCTATCCAACCTGGATGAGCGGGGACAAGGTATGGGTTCACGAAGCCGTGGAACGCGCCGGTACGGCCGACGCGATTTCCGGGGAAACCATCCTGGGGTCCCTGGCGCAAAACGCCGAACACGGCTACAGCACGGCCGATATGTTCTTTGGATTTATCCCGGGGTCGGTGGGCGAGACATCGGCTTTCCTGATCCTGCTGGGCGGCCTGTTCCTGGTATTTTCCAGGATCGCCAGCTGGCGCATCATGCTGAGCGCCGTGATCGGGGCCCTGGTGATGGGCCTGATCTTCAACGGGGTGGCCGATGCTGGTTGGGTAACCGAGAGCAGCCGCTTCTACAGCCTGATGAGCTTTGAATTCTGGCAACACCTGATTGTCGGGGGGCTGGCCTTCGGGATTGTGTATATGGCCACCGATCCGGTAACCGGGTCGCAAACGAATCGCGGCAAATGGGTCTACGGGTTCCTGATCGGATTCCTCTCCGTAATGATCCGGGTATTCAACCCGGCCTATCCGGAAGGGGTTTTCCTCGCGATCCTTTTGATGAACGTATTTGCGCCCACCATCGACCACTATGTAATCCGCGCCAATGTGAAAAAGCGCATGAAACGACTCAAGACGGCCCGTATTTTCCCCCGTACCACGGATGGAAAGGCCGAAGAACTGCAAGCAGAAACCGCATAA
- a CDS encoding Na(+)-translocating NADH-quinone reductase subunit A has product MSTDIRIKKGLNINLVGAAEPSTSKAVSSNVYAINLNDFHGLTPKMLVKTGAEVKAGEALFYNKDIEEMLFCSPVSGELVEIERGARRRILTLRILADKEQKTLEHTPLNPEKADAEAIRNFLLQTGCWPFIRQRPYDRIADPEVVPKAIFISAYITAPLAADINYSLKGREAELQAALTALSKLTPGKVRVGVGKGEDNIFNGLKDIEIHRVSGPHPAGLVGTQINRIDPINKGERVWTLSPQDLVIIGEALLTGKYNPQRVVALAGSGVKKPQYYTTRIGAEISTFLYASGVTQKNIRVINGDVLTGSKSRPDGHLGFYNNTVTVIPEGDDYELFGWNKPVFDKISTTRALTFSWLNPRKKYDLDTNTNGEHRAFVVTGQYEKVFPLDIYPMQLLKACMVQDIDEMEQLGLYEVSPEDFSLTEFICISKQPHQQIIRQGLDLLHKEIG; this is encoded by the coding sequence ATGTCAACTGACATCCGAATAAAAAAGGGGTTGAACATCAACCTCGTCGGCGCTGCAGAACCTTCGACTTCCAAAGCTGTTTCCAGTAACGTTTACGCCATTAACCTCAATGATTTCCATGGCCTGACCCCTAAGATGCTCGTGAAAACGGGTGCTGAGGTCAAAGCCGGGGAGGCGCTTTTCTACAACAAGGATATCGAGGAAATGCTTTTCTGTTCTCCGGTCAGCGGGGAACTCGTCGAAATTGAACGCGGCGCGCGCCGCCGAATCCTGACCCTTCGGATCCTCGCGGACAAGGAGCAGAAAACCCTCGAGCACACCCCGCTGAATCCTGAAAAGGCAGATGCGGAGGCCATCCGGAATTTCCTGTTGCAAACAGGTTGCTGGCCCTTTATCCGGCAGCGTCCCTACGATCGGATTGCGGACCCGGAGGTGGTCCCGAAGGCCATCTTTATTTCGGCCTATATCACCGCTCCCCTGGCAGCGGACATCAACTATTCCCTCAAGGGCAGGGAAGCCGAACTGCAGGCAGCCCTGACGGCCCTTTCCAAACTCACCCCCGGTAAGGTGCGCGTGGGTGTCGGCAAGGGAGAGGACAATATTTTCAACGGGCTGAAGGATATCGAAATCCACCGGGTAAGCGGGCCGCACCCGGCCGGCCTGGTGGGCACGCAGATTAACCGGATCGACCCGATCAACAAGGGCGAACGCGTCTGGACGCTTTCCCCCCAGGACCTGGTCATTATCGGGGAAGCGCTGCTTACCGGGAAATACAACCCGCAGCGCGTGGTGGCCCTGGCCGGTTCCGGGGTCAAAAAACCCCAGTATTACACCACGCGGATCGGGGCGGAAATCTCCACCTTCCTGTACGCCAGCGGCGTCACCCAGAAGAATATCCGGGTGATCAACGGGGATGTGCTTACCGGCAGCAAGTCCCGCCCGGATGGCCATCTCGGTTTTTACAACAACACCGTAACGGTGATCCCCGAGGGGGACGACTACGAATTATTTGGGTGGAACAAGCCGGTTTTCGACAAGATCTCCACTACCCGGGCACTGACGTTTTCCTGGCTGAACCCCAGGAAAAAATACGACCTGGACACCAATACAAACGGGGAGCACCGGGCCTTTGTGGTTACCGGCCAGTACGAGAAGGTCTTCCCCCTGGATATCTACCCCATGCAACTGCTCAAAGCCTGTATGGTCCAGGATATCGACGAGATGGAACAGCTCGGCCTCTACGAAGTGTCCCCGGAGGACTTTTCGCTGACCGAGTTTATCTGCATCTCCAAGCAACCGCACCAGCAGATCATCCGGCAGGGACTCGACCTGCTGCATAAAGAAATAGGATAG
- a CDS encoding type IX secretion system plug protein — translation MPLKLKQIPLFLWGFGLLAQVQTEVAPPEHIRSVIFKGPTDDQFPIVRLGEPILLEFDDLSASEQDFYYRIIHCDYDWQPSQLLKSQYLDGIDNQRIINYGNSYNTLQPYSNYRLQLPNEQVRLRVSGNFVLEIYNSAGDLQFSRRFVVYQDQVSVPAVVRRSRDFKFLTEKQSVQFSVIPSGVQLINPKKEVRVAILQNFHWPTARYDIPPQFTIGNELVYKYDQETAFFGGNEYLNFDTSDLRTPTAAISRIGFEDLYQHYLFRDDYRYDEPYTYFPDINGDFRVRTLQGQDDSREGEYTRVHFRLPYEEVLAMDKVYVFGKFNNYEIGEENRMTFNRETGDMELSLLLKQGFYNYKYVLEREDGTVELNAVGGNFHFTENTYTILVYYRNFGDIYDSVIGVGTANSRTISN, via the coding sequence ATGCCGTTGAAACTTAAACAAATCCCGCTGTTTTTATGGGGTTTCGGATTGCTCGCCCAGGTCCAGACCGAAGTGGCCCCGCCCGAACATATCCGGTCGGTGATTTTCAAGGGGCCCACCGACGACCAGTTCCCGATTGTCCGGCTGGGGGAACCCATCCTCCTGGAGTTCGACGACCTCTCGGCCAGCGAGCAGGACTTCTACTACCGCATCATCCACTGCGACTACGACTGGCAGCCTTCACAGCTGCTTAAATCCCAGTACCTGGACGGGATCGACAACCAGCGGATCATCAATTACGGCAACAGTTACAACACGCTCCAGCCCTACTCCAACTACCGGCTGCAACTGCCCAATGAGCAGGTGCGGCTCCGGGTCAGCGGCAATTTTGTCCTGGAGATCTACAATTCGGCCGGCGACCTGCAGTTCTCCCGGCGGTTTGTGGTCTATCAGGACCAGGTGAGCGTCCCGGCCGTGGTGCGCCGCTCCCGGGATTTTAAATTCCTGACGGAAAAACAGTCCGTGCAGTTCAGCGTCATCCCCTCGGGAGTCCAGCTGATCAACCCCAAAAAGGAAGTCCGCGTGGCCATCCTCCAGAATTTCCACTGGCCCACGGCGCGATACGACATCCCGCCCCAGTTCACCATCGGGAATGAACTCGTTTACAAGTACGACCAGGAAACCGCATTTTTTGGTGGGAACGAGTACCTGAATTTCGACACGAGCGACCTGCGGACCCCCACGGCGGCCATCTCCCGGATCGGCTTTGAGGACCTCTACCAGCACTACCTCTTCCGGGACGACTACCGGTACGACGAGCCCTACACGTACTTCCCGGACATCAACGGGGATTTCCGGGTCCGCACGCTACAGGGACAGGACGACTCCCGGGAAGGCGAATACACCCGGGTGCATTTCCGGCTGCCCTACGAGGAGGTACTCGCAATGGACAAGGTCTACGTCTTCGGGAAATTCAACAACTACGAGATCGGGGAAGAAAACCGGATGACATTTAACCGGGAAACGGGCGACATGGAACTTTCCCTGCTGCTCAAACAGGGGTTCTACAACTACAAATACGTTTTGGAGCGGGAGGACGGGACTGTGGAACTCAACGCCGTAGGGGGGAATTTCCACTTTACGGAGAACACCTACACAATACTGGTTTATTATCGGAATTTTGGGGATATTTATGACAGCGTAATCGGGGTGGGTACCGCGAATTCGCGGACCATCAGCAACTAA
- the apaG gene encoding Co2+/Mg2+ efflux protein ApaG: protein MFTQVTKGIKISVDTSFEGTFFKNYKMHFAFGYTITIENQSKDSVQLTSRHWKVFDALSDMEVLDGEGVIGKKPVIRPGESHTYSSGCLLASPIGAMKGHYNMVNFASTEKFRVYVPTFKLSAPFALN, encoded by the coding sequence ATGTTTACGCAAGTCACCAAAGGGATAAAGATTTCAGTCGATACGAGTTTTGAAGGCACGTTCTTCAAGAACTACAAGATGCATTTTGCCTTCGGCTACACGATCACCATTGAAAACCAGAGTAAGGATTCCGTTCAGCTCACCTCCCGTCACTGGAAGGTTTTTGACGCCCTGAGCGATATGGAGGTTCTGGATGGCGAAGGCGTGATCGGCAAAAAACCGGTCATCCGCCCGGGCGAATCCCACACCTACAGTTCCGGCTGCCTGCTGGCTTCCCCAATCGGCGCCATGAAGGGCCATTACAACATGGTGAATTTTGCGTCTACCGAGAAATTCCGGGTCTACGTACCCACCTTCAAACTGAGCGCCCCCTTCGCACTCAATTAA
- the nqrF gene encoding NADH:ubiquinone reductase (Na(+)-transporting) subunit F: MILATSTLGTITITIIAFLILVLLLVSLLLFTKEKLSPSGPVTIKINGEKEIEVASGSSLLSTLGNKKIFLPSACGGGGTCIQCECHVLSGGGEALPTETPHFSKRELNEGARLACQVKVKQDMEITIPEEVFGIKKWEATVVRNYNVASFIKEFVVEIPEDMNYKAGGYIQIEIPPCEVPYKDIDITAHPEEHETPDKFQTEWDKFGLWPLVMKNPETVERAYSMASYPAEGREIMLNVRIATPPWDRSKNGWMDVNPGIASSYIFARKPGDKVTISGPYGEFFINESESEMLYVGGGAGMAPMRSHLYHLFKTLKTNRKVTYWYGGRSKRELFYIDHFKRLEEEFPNFKFYMALSEPLEEDNWKVKENIDAPGDGFVGFIHNCVIEHYLDHHEAPEDIELYFCGPPLMNKAVQKMGEDFGIPDEHIRFDDFGG; encoded by the coding sequence ATGATTCTAGCTACAAGTACCCTCGGGACCATCACCATTACCATCATCGCCTTTCTGATCCTGGTGCTGCTGTTGGTATCCCTCTTGCTTTTTACCAAGGAGAAGCTGTCCCCTTCCGGGCCCGTGACTATCAAGATCAATGGGGAGAAGGAGATTGAGGTGGCGTCGGGAAGTTCCCTGCTGTCGACCCTGGGAAACAAGAAGATCTTCCTGCCTTCCGCCTGCGGTGGCGGAGGTACCTGCATCCAGTGCGAGTGTCATGTCCTCTCCGGCGGAGGGGAAGCGCTGCCTACCGAAACGCCCCACTTTTCCAAGCGGGAACTCAATGAGGGGGCCCGCCTGGCCTGCCAGGTGAAGGTGAAGCAGGACATGGAAATCACCATCCCCGAAGAGGTTTTCGGGATCAAGAAATGGGAGGCCACCGTGGTGCGGAACTACAATGTGGCTTCGTTTATCAAGGAATTCGTAGTGGAAATCCCCGAGGACATGAATTACAAGGCGGGGGGATATATCCAGATCGAGATCCCGCCCTGCGAGGTGCCTTATAAGGATATCGACATCACGGCCCACCCGGAGGAACACGAGACGCCGGACAAGTTCCAGACGGAATGGGATAAATTCGGCCTCTGGCCGCTGGTAATGAAAAACCCTGAGACGGTGGAGCGCGCCTATTCCATGGCCTCTTACCCGGCAGAGGGTCGCGAGATCATGCTGAACGTGCGGATCGCCACCCCGCCCTGGGACCGTTCCAAGAACGGCTGGATGGACGTGAACCCGGGAATCGCTTCGTCTTATATCTTTGCCCGCAAGCCCGGGGATAAGGTGACGATTTCAGGCCCTTACGGGGAATTCTTCATCAACGAATCGGAATCCGAAATGCTCTATGTGGGCGGGGGTGCCGGGATGGCGCCGATGCGTTCGCACCTCTACCACCTCTTCAAGACCCTGAAGACCAACCGGAAGGTGACCTACTGGTACGGTGGCCGCTCCAAGCGGGAGCTTTTCTATATCGACCACTTTAAGCGACTCGAGGAGGAATTCCCGAATTTCAAATTCTACATGGCCCTTTCCGAGCCTTTGGAAGAGGACAACTGGAAGGTGAAGGAAAATATCGATGCCCCGGGTGACGGGTTTGTGGGCTTTATCCACAACTGTGTGATCGAGCACTACCTGGACCACCACGAGGCCCCCGAAGACATCGAATTGTATTTCTGCGGCCCGCCCCTGATGAACAAGGCGGTGCAGAAGATGGGAGAAGATTTCGGAATCCCGGACGAGCATATCCGCTTTGACGATTTCGGGGGATAA
- the pruA gene encoding L-glutamate gamma-semialdehyde dehydrogenase produces MANGFFRVPPAYNEPVKSYAPGSPEREAVLKQYDAYYNSNRDIPLTIGGEKVRTGNTRPIAPPHDHQHQVGQYHLASEKEVRQAIDTALAARASWAALPWEQRASVFLKAAELIAGPYRDRINAATMMAQSKTVHQAEIDSACELIDFLRFNAEFMSQIYQEQPESSEGIWNRVEYRPLEGFVYAVTPFNFTAIAGNLPASAAMMGNVVIWKPSDHQVFSAQVIVDIFEEAGLPAGVINCIYGDPAMITDILLAHPEFSGIHYTGSTEVFKGIWKKIGDNINTYKTYPRIVGETGGKDFIIAHPTANPRQVATAITRGAFELQGQKCSAASRVYLPKSIADDVLEGVKKDLKSINKPGSPADLSNFVTAVIHEGAFDKLAGYIDRAKSDEDAEIIAGGGYDKSVGYFVEPTVILTTDPHYVTMETELFGPVVTVYVYEDADWDTTLELVDQTSEYALTGAVISGDRYAIQQATRVLENCAGNFYINDKPTGAVVGQQPFGGARASGTNDKAGSAQNLMRWVSPRLIKETFVSPEDYRYPFLG; encoded by the coding sequence ATGGCGAACGGATTTTTCAGAGTCCCCCCGGCGTATAACGAACCGGTAAAAAGCTACGCCCCCGGCTCCCCGGAACGGGAGGCAGTCCTTAAGCAATACGATGCGTACTACAACAGCAACAGAGATATCCCGCTGACTATCGGCGGGGAGAAAGTGCGCACCGGCAACACCCGGCCGATTGCCCCGCCCCACGACCATCAACACCAGGTAGGCCAGTACCACCTGGCTTCCGAAAAAGAGGTGCGCCAGGCCATCGACACGGCCCTGGCCGCTCGCGCCTCCTGGGCGGCCCTCCCCTGGGAACAGCGGGCCTCGGTCTTTTTAAAAGCTGCCGAACTCATCGCCGGGCCCTACCGGGACCGGATCAATGCGGCAACCATGATGGCCCAGTCCAAAACCGTCCACCAGGCCGAGATTGACTCCGCCTGTGAGCTGATCGACTTTTTGCGTTTCAATGCGGAATTCATGAGCCAGATCTACCAGGAGCAACCGGAATCCTCCGAAGGGATCTGGAACCGGGTGGAATACCGCCCGCTCGAAGGCTTTGTCTATGCAGTCACCCCGTTCAATTTCACGGCCATCGCCGGGAACCTGCCGGCCAGCGCGGCCATGATGGGGAACGTGGTGATCTGGAAACCCAGCGACCACCAGGTGTTCTCCGCCCAGGTCATCGTGGATATCTTTGAGGAAGCCGGCCTGCCGGCCGGGGTGATCAACTGCATCTACGGCGACCCGGCCATGATCACGGACATCCTGCTCGCCCACCCGGAATTCTCCGGCATCCACTACACCGGGTCTACCGAAGTGTTCAAGGGCATCTGGAAAAAGATCGGGGATAACATCAACACCTATAAAACCTATCCGCGCATCGTGGGTGAAACCGGGGGCAAGGATTTTATCATCGCCCACCCCACGGCCAACCCGCGCCAGGTGGCCACAGCCATCACACGCGGGGCGTTTGAGCTGCAGGGTCAAAAATGCAGCGCCGCTTCCCGGGTATACCTGCCCAAATCCATCGCAGACGACGTGCTGGAAGGGGTGAAAAAGGACCTTAAATCGATAAATAAACCCGGCTCGCCTGCCGACCTGAGCAACTTTGTGACGGCGGTAATTCACGAAGGGGCCTTTGACAAACTCGCCGGTTACATCGATCGGGCCAAATCCGACGAAGACGCGGAAATTATTGCCGGTGGCGGGTACGACAAATCGGTCGGGTATTTTGTGGAACCCACGGTGATCCTCACCACGGACCCGCATTACGTGACCATGGAAACCGAACTCTTTGGCCCGGTGGTTACCGTTTACGTCTACGAGGACGCAGATTGGGACACCACCCTGGAACTGGTAGACCAAACCTCGGAATACGCCCTGACCGGGGCCGTGATTTCCGGCGACCGCTATGCGATACAGCAGGCCACGCGGGTACTGGAGAATTGTGCGGGGAATTTCTACATCAACGACAAGCCCACAGGGGCCGTGGTGGGGCAACAGCCGTTTGGCGGTGCCCGGGCCTCCGGAACCAACGACAAGGCAGGTTCCGCCCAAAACCTGATGCGCTGGGTATCTCCCCGGCTGATCAAGGAGACCTTTGTGAGCCCGGAAGATTACCGCTACCCTTTCCTGGGGTAG